Proteins from a genomic interval of Thermodesulfobacteriota bacterium:
- a CDS encoding DEAD/DEAH box helicase family protein, translating to MNKKSLSERDICTKFITPALEQAGWDKMEQIREEVTFTAGRVIVRGKLVTRGKSKRADYILYYKSNIPIAVIEAKDNKHTVGSGMQQALSYGEILDAPFVYSSNGDAFLEHDRTVKKGIIEKDISLDSFPSPDLLWQRYCKEREIDDSVKDIVAQDYYFDTSGKAPRYYQLIAINRTIEAIARGQNRILLVMATGTGKTYTAFQIIWRLWKSRTKKRILFLADRNILVDQTRVNDFKPFGSAMTKIKNRKVDPSYEVYLALYQAVSGTEEFQNIYKHFSKDFFDLIIIDECHRGSAAEDSAWREILEYFSSATQIGLTATPKETKYVSNIHYFGDPIYSYSLKQGIEDGFLAPYKVVRIDLDKDLMGWRPEKGKKDKYGKEIEDRIYNVKDFDRSMVLEKRTEIVAKKVTEFLTATNRFDKTIIFCEDIDHAERMRHLLCNESPEEVSTNHRYIMRITGDSDEGKMELDNFIDPESRYPVIATTSKLLSTGVDVQTCKVIVLDRVINSMTEFKQIIGRGTRINEDYDKYYFTIMDFKKATENFSDPDFDGYPVQVYEPGPEDPPVPPDGEGDDDVGETIADGVSDPEPLPPGGRRVKYYVNDVEVTVIAERVQYYGKDGKLITESIRDYTKKTVKKNYSSLDNFLNGWKMADQKQAIIKELEEAGVLFEPLAEEVGKDFGPFDLICHVVYDQPPLTRKERAENVKKRNYFTKYGDKAREILNALLDKYADEGIENIEDMNVLRLQPINQHGTLVEIINIFGGKENYQQAVQELEEQLYEVA from the coding sequence ATGAACAAAAAATCCCTTTCCGAGCGCGATATCTGCACAAAATTCATTACTCCTGCCCTTGAACAGGCTGGCTGGGATAAAATGGAGCAGATCAGGGAAGAAGTCACTTTTACTGCCGGAAGAGTTATAGTCAGGGGCAAGCTGGTTACCCGCGGAAAATCCAAAAGAGCGGACTATATCCTTTATTATAAGTCGAATATTCCCATTGCTGTGATTGAAGCAAAAGATAACAAACACACTGTTGGTAGTGGCATGCAACAGGCACTTTCATATGGAGAGATTCTCGATGCTCCGTTTGTTTACAGCTCAAACGGAGATGCATTCCTTGAGCATGATCGTACTGTAAAAAAAGGTATCATAGAAAAGGATATCTCGCTTGATTCTTTTCCGTCACCGGATTTGTTGTGGCAGAGGTACTGTAAAGAAAGAGAAATTGATGATTCGGTAAAGGATATTGTTGCCCAAGATTATTATTTTGATACCAGCGGCAAGGCACCGAGATATTATCAACTTATTGCCATAAACCGCACTATCGAAGCAATTGCCAGAGGACAAAATCGTATTCTTCTGGTGATGGCTACCGGAACCGGAAAAACCTATACCGCCTTCCAAATTATATGGCGGCTATGGAAATCCCGCACAAAGAAAAGAATTTTGTTTCTTGCGGACAGAAATATCCTTGTGGATCAAACCCGAGTAAATGATTTCAAACCGTTCGGTTCTGCGATGACAAAGATAAAAAACCGCAAGGTTGATCCGTCCTATGAAGTATATCTTGCTCTTTATCAAGCGGTTTCCGGTACAGAAGAGTTTCAGAACATCTATAAACATTTTTCCAAAGATTTTTTTGATTTGATTATAATAGACGAGTGTCACAGGGGAAGTGCGGCAGAAGATTCTGCATGGCGCGAAATCCTGGAATATTTTTCTTCTGCCACACAAATTGGTCTTACCGCCACACCCAAAGAAACAAAGTATGTTTCCAATATTCATTATTTTGGTGATCCTATTTATTCTTATTCTCTAAAGCAGGGCATAGAAGACGGTTTTCTTGCGCCTTATAAAGTTGTCCGTATTGACCTTGACAAAGACCTTATGGGCTGGCGACCTGAAAAAGGGAAAAAGGATAAATACGGAAAAGAGATAGAAGACCGAATTTATAATGTAAAAGATTTTGACAGATCTATGGTCCTTGAAAAGAGAACGGAAATTGTTGCAAAGAAAGTGACCGAGTTTTTAACAGCAACAAACCGTTTTGATAAAACCATTATATTTTGTGAAGATATTGATCATGCTGAGCGTATGCGTCATCTACTCTGCAATGAAAGTCCGGAAGAAGTATCAACAAATCACCGTTATATCATGCGGATTACCGGTGATAGTGACGAAGGTAAAATGGAACTCGATAATTTTATTGATCCTGAAAGCAGGTATCCGGTGATTGCAACCACATCAAAACTCCTGTCAACCGGTGTAGATGTGCAGACCTGCAAGGTGATTGTCCTTGATCGTGTTATTAATTCAATGACCGAATTTAAGCAGATTATTGGCCGGGGAACTCGTATCAACGAAGACTATGACAAGTATTATTTCACGATCATGGATTTTAAAAAAGCCACTGAAAATTTTTCTGATCCGGATTTTGACGGTTATCCAGTGCAGGTGTATGAACCCGGACCTGAAGATCCGCCGGTTCCGCCGGATGGCGAAGGCGATGATGATGTTGGAGAAACTATTGCCGATGGTGTTAGCGACCCTGAACCTCTGCCCCCTGGTGGGAGACGTGTGAAGTACTATGTGAATGACGTTGAAGTAACTGTCATAGCCGAGCGAGTTCAGTACTATGGAAAAGACGGCAAACTGATTACAGAATCGATCAGAGACTATACAAAAAAAACGGTAAAAAAGAATTATTCATCTTTGGATAATTTTCTGAACGGGTGGAAAATGGCAGATCAAAAACAAGCCATTATAAAAGAGCTCGAAGAAGCAGGTGTTCTTTTTGAACCCCTGGCAGAAGAAGTGGGCAAGGATTTTGGCCCATTTGATCTTATTTGTCATGTGGTTTATGATCAGCCACCCCTTACTAGAAAAGAGCGGGCAGAAAATGTAAAAAAGCGTAACTATTTCACAAAATACGGAGATAAAGCACGGGAAATACTTAATGCCCTGCTTGATAAATATGCGGATGAAGGTATTGAAAATATAGAAGATATGAATGTATTACGACTGCAGCCTATCAATCAACACGGAACCCTTGTTGAAATTATTAATATTTTTGGCGGAAAAGAAAATTACCAGCAGGCCGTTCAAGAGTTGGAAGAACAACTTTATGAGGTTGCCTGA
- a CDS encoding class I SAM-dependent DNA methyltransferase, producing MTISTTIKGIQNIMRKDVGVDGDAQRISQIVWMIFLKIFDDRELEIELKEDKYKSPIPERLRWRNWAKDPEGRTGEELLDFVNNGLFRDLKNLKVKSVSDQRGLLIRSLFEDAYNYMKSGHLMRQVINKINEIDFNSSEDRHLFNDIYEKILKDLQSAGNAGEYYTPRAVTQFMVDMVDPKLGEKFLDPACGTGGFLVCAIENIRKKYVKNVKDEEILQKSIFGVEKKALPHLLCVTNMLLHEIDVPVQISHDNTLATPLRNYGPKDRVDVVVTNPPFGGMEEDGIETNFPKSFRTRETADLFLVLIMHRLKDSGRAAIVLPDGTLFGEGIKTRIKEKLLNECNLHTIVRLPNGVFNPYTSIKTNLLFFTKGEPTKNIWYYEHPYPPGVKSYNKTKPMRIEEFEPEKKWWNKRKENKFAWKVTAKDIKANNYNLDVKNPHVGEQFNHDPDELLQKYGMQQQEISNIHNQLKTILAKALNSGGVV from the coding sequence ATGACAATCAGTACAACAATTAAGGGAATCCAGAATATCATGCGTAAAGATGTGGGCGTGGATGGTGATGCCCAGCGGATCAGTCAGATTGTATGGATGATATTCTTAAAGATATTTGATGATCGGGAATTAGAAATCGAGCTTAAGGAGGACAAATACAAAAGTCCGATACCGGAAAGGTTGAGATGGCGAAACTGGGCCAAAGATCCTGAAGGAAGGACCGGTGAAGAGCTTCTTGATTTTGTAAACAATGGTCTTTTTAGGGATTTAAAAAATCTAAAAGTAAAATCTGTATCTGACCAGAGGGGGCTTCTTATCCGCAGCCTTTTTGAAGATGCATACAACTATATGAAGTCTGGTCATTTAATGCGCCAGGTGATCAATAAAATAAACGAGATCGATTTTAACAGTTCAGAAGACAGGCATCTGTTTAATGATATTTATGAAAAAATTCTAAAAGACCTTCAGAGCGCAGGCAATGCCGGAGAATATTATACGCCCCGTGCGGTGACCCAGTTCATGGTAGATATGGTTGATCCAAAACTAGGGGAAAAGTTCCTGGACCCTGCATGCGGCACAGGCGGTTTTCTTGTTTGTGCCATAGAGAATATCAGAAAAAAATATGTAAAAAATGTAAAAGACGAAGAGATTCTCCAAAAATCCATCTTCGGCGTAGAAAAGAAAGCACTGCCTCACCTTTTGTGTGTAACCAATATGCTGCTGCATGAAATTGATGTGCCGGTTCAGATCAGCCATGACAACACACTTGCCACGCCGCTTCGCAATTATGGGCCAAAGGACAGGGTGGACGTGGTTGTCACCAATCCCCCATTTGGAGGCATGGAGGAAGACGGCATTGAAACCAATTTTCCAAAATCATTTCGTACACGTGAAACAGCGGATCTTTTTCTGGTTTTGATCATGCATCGTTTAAAAGACAGTGGCCGTGCCGCTATTGTTCTGCCGGACGGAACACTGTTTGGTGAAGGTATTAAAACAAGAATCAAGGAAAAGCTATTAAATGAATGTAACCTTCACACCATTGTCAGACTGCCAAACGGTGTGTTTAATCCATACACCAGCATCAAAACCAATCTCCTGTTTTTTACCAAAGGTGAGCCAACCAAAAATATCTGGTATTACGAACACCCATATCCTCCGGGGGTAAAATCCTACAACAAAACCAAGCCCATGCGGATTGAGGAGTTTGAGCCTGAAAAGAAGTGGTGGAATAAACGAAAAGAGAATAAATTTGCATGGAAAGTAACAGCCAAAGATATAAAGGCAAACAATTATAATCTTGATGTCAAAAATCCCCATGTCGGAGAACAGTTCAACCACGACCCCGATGAGTTACTTCAAAAATATGGTATGCAACAACAAGAAATCTCAAATATACATAATCAGCTTAAAACCATTCTCGCCAAAGCTCTTAATAGTGGGGGTGTCGTTTAG